From one Gemmatimonadaceae bacterium genomic stretch:
- a CDS encoding LemA family protein: MNTSKLYLAVVIPLILTGCGYNTIQRYDEQAAQAKQQIDVQLQRRADLVPNLVATVRGYAQQEQTIFIEVARARSGLLNAIQSGGAAEAAAANAQLTGALGRLLVTVENYPQLKSDQNFLRLQDELAGTENRIAVARTDYNAAVNQYNAYIRTLPQKLTAMVTGAKPREYFNAPGDVATPPQVDFSRP, encoded by the coding sequence ATGAACACCTCGAAACTGTACCTGGCGGTAGTGATCCCGCTGATTCTCACCGGGTGCGGTTACAACACCATCCAGCGCTACGACGAGCAGGCCGCCCAGGCCAAGCAGCAGATTGACGTCCAGCTGCAGCGCCGGGCCGATCTCGTTCCGAACCTCGTGGCGACCGTGAGGGGCTACGCGCAACAGGAGCAGACCATCTTCATCGAAGTCGCCCGCGCCCGCTCGGGGCTGCTGAACGCGATCCAGTCGGGTGGCGCGGCGGAGGCAGCGGCAGCGAACGCGCAGCTCACCGGCGCGCTCGGCCGTCTGCTCGTAACGGTAGAGAATTACCCGCAGCTCAAGTCGGACCAGAACTTCCTCCGGCTGCAGGACGAGCTGGCCGGCACGGAGAACCGGATCGCCGTCGCGCGGACGGATTACAACGCCGCAGTGAACCAGTACAACGCGTACATCCGGACGCTGCCGCAGAAGCTCACGGCGATGGTGACCGGGGCCAAGCCGCGGGAGTACTTCAATGCGCCGGGGGACGTCGCGACCCCTCCCCAGGTGGATTTCTCGCGACCCTGA